GAATCCAGAGCGGGTTTCTATGCCCGATATAGATGTAGACTTTGATGATGAAGGTCGTAGAAAGGTAATCGATTATGTAGTTCAAAAATATGGTCGCAACCAAGTTGCCTCTATTATTACTTTTGGTAGCATGGCGGCTAAGTCGGCTATACGTGATGTAGCACGTGTCTTGGGTCTCCCTTTGGCACGCGCCAACTATTTAACCAAGTTGATACCAGATAGGTTAGGCATTACTTTATCAGAAGCCTTTGAAGAGGTAGGGGAACTCGCTGAGCTTAAAAAAGCCATTGCCACGCCAGAAGGTAAAGTACTTGATTTAGCTGAAACCCTGGAAGGCTTGGTGCGTCATACCGGTATCCATGCCGCAGGCATCATCATTGCACCTAATGATATTATAGATTATATCCCAATAAAAACAGATAAAAACGCTGACTTATTGGTAACCCAATATGATGGGTCGGTATTGGAAAAGGTGGGTATGCTGAAAATGGATTTCTTAGGACTCAAGACGCTAAGTATTATTAAAGATGCCCTGCTATTGATCCAACAAAATAGAGCCATTACCATAGATATAGATCTGATTCCATTAGATGATCCACTTACTTTTCAATTGTACCAGTCCGGTAGTACCAAAGGCACCTTTCAATTTGAATCAGAAGGCATGCGCCAATGGTTGATGAAACTGCAACCTACTACGATGGAGGAGCTTATTGCTATGAATGCACTCTATAGGCCCGGTCCTATGCAGTTTATTCCCAATTTTATTGCGCGTAAGCATGGCAAAGAAGCCATTGAATATCCACATCCACTTTTGGAAACCATTTTAAAGCCCACTTATGGCATTATGATTTACCAAGAGCAAATCATCCAAACGGCGCAAGCCATGGCAGGTTATACGCTAGCTGGTGCCGATTTATTGCGTAAGGCTATGGGTAAAAAAAATGCGACAGAAATGGCAAGGCAACGCGATGTCTTTGTAACAGGAGCAGCAAAAAAACATCAGATTCCTAAAGAAAAAGCATTGGCTATTTTTGAGATTATGGAAAAATTTGCGCAATATGGCTTTAATCGTTCACATGCAGCGGCTTATTCGCTTATTGCCTACCAGACCGCTTATTTAAAGGCCCATTACCCTACCGAATATATGGCTGCGGTATTGACGCATAACCAGGGTGATATGGATAAAATTACTTTCTTTATGGAAGAGAGCCGCCAGCAAGGGCTCTCTGTATTAGGCCCTGATATCAATGCAAGTCAAGTAAATTTTAGTGCTGGTCTCCATAAAGAAATACGATTTGGATTGGGGGCGATTAAAGGAGCGGGCGAAGCAGCGGTCACCGCTATTATAGCAGCAAGAGCGCAAAAAGGCGCTTTTAAAGATATTTTTGATTTTGTAGAAGCGGTCCAACTCAAAACGGTCAACAAGAAAACCATGGAAGCCCTTGCCTTATCTGGTGCGTTTGATACCTTTAAGGGCTTGCATAGAAGGCAGTATGTCTATGAGGCATCTGGTAGCAGTTTTATAGAAAAAGTCATACAATACCGCAACCGCATTCAAAAAGAGCGCACCGAAGCGCTTCAATCACTCTTTGCAGCGAGTGCGTATAGTCAAATTAAAAGGCCAGAACCAGTTGATTGTCCACCTTATGAGCCATTGGAACAATTGCGTATAGAGAAAGAACTGGTTGGTTTTTATATTTCTGGTCATCCATTAGATCCATTTAAAGTGGATATAGCTAGTTTCTGCAATGCCACCACACAAAATATATTGGGTACTAGTCGAAAAGCAGTAACCATAGCGGGTATGCTTACCGCTGCTACCATTAAGCAAAATGGTAAAGGCAATGCCTATGCTTTACTTACATTAGATGATTATTGTGGCTCGCTTAACTTTGCTCTTTTTGGAGAAGACTACTTAAAGTACAAACATCTATTAGCAGTCGGCACCCTACTCTTTTTGACAGGTAGTGTAGCCCCACGCTATGGAAGCCAAGCCATGCAAACCTTTAAGCCACAAACCATGCACCTATTGGAAGAGATGCGGGAGCGCATGGCCAAAGGTGTCCATTTAACGCTGGAACAACACCATATCAATCCGCTATTGGTACATGAGTTGGAAGCTGGTATCAAACGTTATCCAGGTAAATATTTGATAAAGATATCCATTGTAGATCACGACGCGCAAATCACCATTCCCACCCTTTCTACCCAATATCGTGTGGCACTTACAAATGAGCTATTGGATTGGCTCAACCAGTTGTCTATCGATTTTCATCTGTTTATGTAAGCATATACATAATATGTATGGATCTTACGGTGGTTGGTATTGTATGTTTGATCTATAAAGCTTAAATTAACATAGAAATAGAATAAACTGGTTTTTTTCTATTTCATTCGGTTTGCACTACTATTCAAGTAGGGGAGCCAGATAAAAGTATAGATATGGGTGCGGGGAATCATAGAACTTTTGTCTTGGCTTTATTAGGCAGCAGATGGTACAAAACGATTTTTTTGCATCTCAATACTCCTTCTAAATCTATGCAATGGGCCGTTAAATACAAATATTGATATGCATACGAATACCGCTAAAGATTTTTCTTTTACCTTATTAGATGGCACTTTATTTAAGTTTTCTAATCAAGATGTTTTGGTAGTCAATACGGCTTCACAGTGTGGATTTGCCCGTCAGTTTAATGCATTACAGGAACTACATGATCGTTATCATGCCCAAGGCTTTACCGTGCTTGGGGTATCCTCCCAAAGCTTTCGTAAGCAAGAATTTGATCAGCCTTGTGAGATAGCTGCTGCTATAAAAAATAAATGTAATAGGGTTACTTTTCCTATTACGCAGCTAGCAGCTGTTCGTGGAAAATCCATTCATCCATTTTATGCATGGGCTGCTACCCAAGTCTCTTTATTGGGGCGCCCAAAGTGGAACTTCCATAAGTATTTGATAGGTAAAGATGGCAGGTGCATCACATGGTTTTCTTCCGTAACTGATCCTTTAGCTCCAAACGTCATAGACGCAGTAGAAGCGGCACTAGCCAACCAGTAGTGCTGCGCTCAATAGCCTCAATTTAAGAACGATATATTATTGATTATTCAATCAAATAGCATTTTTTATCGTATCTGTTCAAACCACTGTTTTTTACATTAAAAAAACAACGCCCTTGTAAGATGGCACTTTCAGTGGATTTTTACCGAGGGGTTGATTTTTTGTCCACTTTTTTATCAAGAAAAAAGTGGGATATAACTCATTATTAACCAGTATCGTGAACGACAGATACTAAACAAGTATAAGAATTTGGAATTTTAAATAAAAAAATATACGATTTAAGAACAGCGTTTATGTTGTTTTGAATCCGTAAAATCGAATATATGACCTATGATGATGCTTCTAAAATCTACGTAAGCAATCGTAAGGACACTATTGTTTGTTCCAGTTGTATCGCTTCTTTGGTTCAAAAGTTGTTCTCTACAATTTTTTTCATTGTACTATGTCGCAGTTGTCTGTTATACATTGTAGGCTTCAGCTGTAACTGCAACAATAGTGATGCAACCTCTGCGGCTGATATTACTCCATCACGACATCATGTGACCCAACCCCACTGTTTAGGCACTGTAACTACGTTGGGCACAAATGACCCAATTGGCTATATTATAGAAGAGCGTCGCCTACTTGATCCAAAAAGTAAATGGAAGCAAGACCAACTAAAAAGCACCCCAAAAGTAATATTCCATCTGCATGATCAGGAATCCATCGCGCTCCCTGATGGTGCAGTGCCCAATTGGCAAGCGTATGGGATAGCGCCCTTTATGTTTTGTCAGATCAAAAGTTTAGGCGATAAACATATTGTTGCTTTGGATTTGAATGGCGCTAAATTTCAAAATGGTGAACAATTGGGTTTTATATTCGTGAAAAATAACCGAACGCTAGTTGATGTGATGCAGCATTTGATAGGGTGTCCTGATCAATCCTATGCCTGTAGGCAGATCAAAGATGGTTTGATCCTCCCTGGCGTTGTCAGCGGATATCTATTGCAATCTGAATCTATTTTAAATAGATCTATAGATTTAAATAGTTATTCGAATGGCTATTGCTATATTAAAAAAGGTGATCATTACTGTTTTATTCCCTTAAAAAATAGCGTTCCTGAAGTTAAACTAGTACAGCCAGTAGCTGGTTCATCGTATAACAGCATACTCCCAACAAACATACAACCATCATTATTAGAAAATAGGATAGATGCACCGCCTGTACGTCCTTTATTTTTAAAAAATGACGCGCCATCGGCTGCCTTATCTATGGTTCATGAGGAAGCTGTTACAGATAGGTCTATGCAAACGAATGATATAGAATCCGCTCCGCTCAACCTATTAGGAGGTGTAGGTGGCGGTCTGTATAGTGATAAGGCAGCGCACAATAATGGTTTATCCGAAGCCATGCGCGCAGAAAAAATCATCCAGATGAAGCAAAAAGCCTTGAATAAGATAGTAAAAAAGATAGCAACCTATACCATCATCCACGAGCAAGTTATAAAAACCATACAAAAAATAAATTTAGACAAGGTCGTATTAAATGATATAGTGCAAAACCACTTTAAACCAAATGTTGGCAGCACGTTACAATTGGTGTTCAATCCGGTATTGCAAGCGATAAGCCAATTGCAAGCTGCATTGATATTAGAAAAAAGTTGCCAACTCGGTATAGAATATAGTAGGCCCACCTATCTTAGCGATCAATGCAGTGCACTAATAAAACAATTAAGAAATTTAGAAGTAGCTATATGTGAGGAATATTTCGAAATCTTATCTACAGAAATCTTACTGCATCAGGTAATAGAATTTTTCGAAAGTATGTATGATTTACTCCTTTACATCAGACGCTTATACATTCTGAATCCAACAGATCGCATGCGGCAATGTGTCAAACAATTGTACATTGAAGATGATAGGCAATCCAAAACGGCGCAAGTCATCATAGAACAGCTAGAAAAACTAGAAGATGAGCAACTCAGTATGGTCCGAGAGGTAAGAAAAATAGCCTCAAAAAGAGCAGGAACACTAGTAGCGATACAAGATGCCGTCACCTTAGTACGTAATCCATTGGAAAATGCAATACATACCATACGCGCATTAGATTTAAGAATCAAGCTGAGGCTAAACTTAAACGTTATAGTAGGGAAGGTGAAAAACCTTAAGCGCCTCAAAGAGATTATAGCAGATTTAGACTTAGCCAAGGAGTATATATGCGCCATACGAGTGCGTGTACATGATCCCACTTTAAAGATACTAAAAGCAGCCATAGCAAAACAGATACAAACAGCCACAAATGAGGCATTAAAGCTAGCAAATAAACTTGAAACAAATTTGCGATCAAAAACAAATAGTATGGTCGATCAGGAAAAAGTACTTAAAACACTATTGCCAACAATAGATGCCTGTGATGATGCTGGGTATGAAGCAGCATAAAACCCGTTGGGCCAGTTTGGTATAAGTATGGCCTATTTTTTTCGTAGTCTAGCCAGTTCGTATGAACCGGTAAGTGCTCATAAAGTTTTTGATTTTATTGTAAAAAATGTTTACAATTGTAGTTTGAATAACCCTGAGGAATAGATATAAGGTTCATTTAACAAGATAGGTGTAAAAGGTTCTTCTTAAAAAGAAGCACACTTTGGTCAGTCATTATTTAGATGAATTTCTAAAAATTAAATTTAATTATCAGCATAAAAAACTATATTCTATATAGTACCATATGCATAAGGTATCGGTTGGGATTGTTGAATTTAAGTAGTTGTATCTATGGGTGTTTTAAATCTACCTCTGTTGATGGTAGCGACTTTTTTGTTATTAACCTTGGGTATAGGGCTATGTTTTACGAAGATCTCTACTTCATTTCGGGAATATGCTTTAGGGGATCAAACGTGGCATACGGCACCTTTGATGGGTACATTATTGACGCTTATCTATGGAGGAGGGAGGTTAATGGTTGGCGTAGAGCAGGTACATAATTTTGGACTTGCTTGGGTCTTTTTTATACTTTTTACTAGTTTTTTGCCACATTGGGTAATCAGCTGGTTGGCATTACGTATGACACCATTTATGCGTAACCTCTCTATGTCAGAGAGTATAGGCCGTGTGTATGGTACCTATCCGAGAATAATTACTGGGTTAGCTAATATTTGTTTTGCCATTGCTACCATTGCTATTCAAATCAATGTAATGTCTCGGTCCATCAGTATGTGTATAGATGTCGAGCATTCGCGTATGATCACCAGTTTGGTTATCTTGGTTTTGTTTATCTATTCCCGTATTGGCGGCATGCGTATTATTACTTTTATAGATATCGCACAAACCTTTGTCTTTTTTCTGATTATTCCCTTTCTTGCTTTCTCGATATTTGAGGCAACGGGTAGACCTGACGTGCTCTCTTTTTTGCGCACGCAAGAAAGTTTTCAGTTTCATACGTTGTTTCAATTTGAACCCAACCAATTGGCCATTTTTACCCTCTTCCTCTCTAGTCTGGTGTCCAGTATCAATCCTCCGATTATACAGAGAATTTATATGTCTGCCGATTGCTTTCAAGCCGGTATGGTTTTCTTTTTCACCGGTTGTTTGAGTCTGTTTATCGCTTTATTTATCATATTGCTGGGTCTATATACTTTTGTCGCTGCACCGCATCTATCAGTGGCAGAGGTTTGGCACTATATCATAGCTCATATTTCACCTGTTTGTAAAGGTTTTGTGGTTATAGGCTTGCTGGCTATGGCTATGTCTACAGCTGATACTTACTTAAATAGTTGTGCTGTTATGTTTAGTAATGATATAGCAAGCAGTATGATGGCTAAAAAGTCATTTCCCTACCCTATTCAGCTTAGGTTAGCTAAGGTAATTGCACTTTTTATAGGCATTATTACGGTGCTATTCAGTTTGTATTGTAGTGATCTATTTGCCTTATTGAAGTTTCGTTTTGATTGTTTTATTCCTATCGTAATTGCTCCTTTTATCTTAGCTGTTTTGGGGTTTAGGGGTGGTTCATCTACTGCTTTGATGGGCATGGCTGCAGGCACCGTGACCATTTTGGCTTGGAATAGGTGGGTTGAGCCAGCTACAGCTATGAATGGTTCTTTTATAGCTATGGTAGTTAATGGGCTTGTTATGAGGGTTGTACATTATGTGTCTCTTAAACTAAAAACATAAATCGTGGAAGTCCAGTTTGGTAGGTTGCGTAGGTTGGTTGCTGAGTTGCCTTCTTTGAGGAGGTACGTATAGTAATTTTTTATATCATGGTTTGCGTGTATGTGATTTTGGGTCTAGGAAAAAGTAGCGTATAAAGCTCTATGTTTGATTTTTAACTAGAAATACGTACCATTAAATGTAGCAACCGCTATCATTTATATTATAATCTTTTTAATTGTTTGCTTTATGATCTGTTTGAATATGTCCCTATTTATAGTGGCTGCTTTTTTATTATTAACCTTAATAGTAGGTGGCTACTTTAGTAGAAAAAAAACCACCTTTCGAGAATATGCAGTGGGGCATAAACAGTTTGCGACGGCTACTTTGGTAGCTACCGTATTGGCTACTTTTTTTCAAGGGGGTGGGTTGGTACGTAATATAGAATGTGTCTATGATCTTGGCTTGTGGTTTACAGTTATTTTGCTTTTGGTGCCTCTTGGCATGTGGAGCACTAGCAGATTTGCATTGCGTATGGGGCCATTTATGCAACACCTCTCTCTGGCAGAAACAATAGGTAGTATTTATGGTACGTATGCAAAGGTTATCACTGTTTTGGTTAGCATTTGTTGTAATATCCTCCTAATTACTTCTCAAATCGTCATTGTCTCCCAAACTATTGGCATTTGTGTAACTTTAGATAACCCTTATGTAATTCCTGTTCTTTCCACCTCAATCCTTATTTTTTATTCTACCTTTGGGGGGGGCCGCGCGGTTACCTTGACAGATGTGTTCCAATTTATCACTTTTTCCATTGTTATTCCTTTGCTTTGTTGGTTTGCCTTTGCAAAAATAGGAAAACCAGTTGCAACCATTGTTCCTATACTACAGAGTCACACTAAGTTTCAGTTTACCCACTTATTTCACTCTAATAACCAGCTAATTCATATAGTACTACTGTTGTTAGCTGATATACCGAGTAGTATA
The nucleotide sequence above comes from Cardinium endosymbiont of Sogatella furcifera. Encoded proteins:
- a CDS encoding sodium:solute symporter family transporter → MGVLNLPLLMVATFLLLTLGIGLCFTKISTSFREYALGDQTWHTAPLMGTLLTLIYGGGRLMVGVEQVHNFGLAWVFFILFTSFLPHWVISWLALRMTPFMRNLSMSESIGRVYGTYPRIITGLANICFAIATIAIQINVMSRSISMCIDVEHSRMITSLVILVLFIYSRIGGMRIITFIDIAQTFVFFLIIPFLAFSIFEATGRPDVLSFLRTQESFQFHTLFQFEPNQLAIFTLFLSSLVSSINPPIIQRIYMSADCFQAGMVFFFTGCLSLFIALFIILLGLYTFVAAPHLSVAEVWHYIIAHISPVCKGFVVIGLLAMAMSTADTYLNSCAVMFSNDIASSMMAKKSFPYPIQLRLAKVIALFIGIITVLFSLYCSDLFALLKFRFDCFIPIVIAPFILAVLGFRGGSSTALMGMAAGTVTILAWNRWVEPATAMNGSFIAMVVNGLVMRVVHYVSLKLKT
- a CDS encoding glutathione peroxidase: MHTNTAKDFSFTLLDGTLFKFSNQDVLVVNTASQCGFARQFNALQELHDRYHAQGFTVLGVSSQSFRKQEFDQPCEIAAAIKNKCNRVTFPITQLAAVRGKSIHPFYAWAATQVSLLGRPKWNFHKYLIGKDGRCITWFSSVTDPLAPNVIDAVEAALANQ
- the dnaE gene encoding DNA polymerase III subunit alpha, with protein sequence MMHNFCHLHCHTEYSLLDGAAKVERLIAANKQLGMDALAITDHGNMFGVPHFVSAAAKEGVKPIIGCEFYIAPDRHNHKDKTRYHQLLLAKNAIGYQNITKLSSLGFLEGYYYKPRIDKALLKQYKEGLIATTCCLGAEIPKTIIRYGEAAAEKLFVEWLELFGADYYIELQRHGIQEQEVCNAVLLRWAEKYNVPVIATNDVHYTTQQDSLAQDVLLCLQTGKDYNDPNRMRFSNDQFFLKSPEEMALLFADVPAAITNTLALVEKIETPSLTRDVLLPIFQLPSGFSDANRYLSHLAFSGARVKYGAISMEVESRLNYELAIIAQTGFAGYFLIVQDFIEAAVQLGVIVGPGRGSVAGSLVAFCIGITKIDPLRYNLLFERFLNPERVSMPDIDVDFDDEGRRKVIDYVVQKYGRNQVASIITFGSMAAKSAIRDVARVLGLPLARANYLTKLIPDRLGITLSEAFEEVGELAELKKAIATPEGKVLDLAETLEGLVRHTGIHAAGIIIAPNDIIDYIPIKTDKNADLLVTQYDGSVLEKVGMLKMDFLGLKTLSIIKDALLLIQQNRAITIDIDLIPLDDPLTFQLYQSGSTKGTFQFESEGMRQWLMKLQPTTMEELIAMNALYRPGPMQFIPNFIARKHGKEAIEYPHPLLETILKPTYGIMIYQEQIIQTAQAMAGYTLAGADLLRKAMGKKNATEMARQRDVFVTGAAKKHQIPKEKALAIFEIMEKFAQYGFNRSHAAAYSLIAYQTAYLKAHYPTEYMAAVLTHNQGDMDKITFFMEESRQQGLSVLGPDINASQVNFSAGLHKEIRFGLGAIKGAGEAAVTAIIAARAQKGAFKDIFDFVEAVQLKTVNKKTMEALALSGAFDTFKGLHRRQYVYEASGSSFIEKVIQYRNRIQKERTEALQSLFAASAYSQIKRPEPVDCPPYEPLEQLRIEKELVGFYISGHPLDPFKVDIASFCNATTQNILGTSRKAVTIAGMLTAATIKQNGKGNAYALLTLDDYCGSLNFALFGEDYLKYKHLLAVGTLLFLTGSVAPRYGSQAMQTFKPQTMHLLEEMRERMAKGVHLTLEQHHINPLLVHELEAGIKRYPGKYLIKISIVDHDAQITIPTLSTQYRVALTNELLDWLNQLSIDFHLFM